One Niallia circulans DNA segment encodes these proteins:
- the pdxS gene encoding pyridoxal 5'-phosphate synthase lyase subunit PdxS, translating to MKTGTDRVKRGMAEMQKGGVIMDVINAEQAKIAEEAGAVAVMALERVPSDIRAAGGVARMADPTIVEEVMNAVTIPVMAKARIGHIVEARVLEAMGVDFIDESEVLTPADEEYHLNKNEYTVPFVCGCRDLGEAARRIGEGASMLRTKGEPGTGNIVEAVRHIRKVNAQVRKIVHMEEDELMTEAKLLGASYELLLEIKKLGRLPVVNFAAGGVATPADAALMMQLGADGVFVGSGIFKSDNPAKFAKAIVEATTHYQDYQLIAEISKNLGSAMKGIEIASLTPDQRMQERGW from the coding sequence ATGAAAACTGGTACTGACAGAGTGAAACGTGGGATGGCTGAAATGCAAAAAGGCGGCGTTATTATGGACGTTATTAACGCAGAGCAAGCAAAAATTGCTGAAGAGGCAGGAGCAGTCGCGGTAATGGCCCTTGAAAGAGTGCCGTCTGACATTCGTGCAGCAGGTGGAGTAGCGAGAATGGCTGACCCAACTATTGTCGAAGAAGTAATGAATGCAGTTACGATTCCTGTTATGGCGAAAGCACGTATTGGTCATATTGTGGAAGCAAGAGTGCTTGAAGCGATGGGTGTTGATTTTATCGATGAAAGTGAAGTTTTAACTCCTGCAGATGAAGAATATCATCTTAATAAAAATGAATATACAGTGCCTTTTGTTTGTGGCTGTCGAGATTTAGGGGAAGCTGCAAGACGTATCGGAGAAGGTGCTTCTATGCTTCGTACAAAAGGAGAGCCGGGTACAGGTAATATTGTCGAGGCGGTTCGTCATATAAGAAAGGTAAATGCTCAAGTTCGTAAAATTGTACATATGGAGGAAGATGAACTAATGACAGAGGCGAAGTTACTTGGCGCTTCTTATGAGCTGTTATTAGAAATTAAAAAACTAGGACGCTTGCCAGTAGTTAACTTTGCAGCCGGCGGTGTAGCAACACCAGCAGATGCAGCATTAATGATGCAACTCGGTGCAGATGGAGTTTTTGTTGGTTCAGGTATTTTTAAATCAGATAATCCGGCTAAATTTGCAAAGGCAATTGTGGAAGCAACGACTCATTACCAAGACTATCAACTCATTGCTGAAATATCCAAGAATTTAGGTAGTGCAATGAAAGGGATTGAAATCGCTAGTTTAACTCCAGATCAACGCATGCAAGAACGCGGATGGTAA
- a CDS encoding DUF4181 domain-containing protein, whose protein sequence is MLIALYCLIFLLEKGINKLFGVKKKQVSETSGKKVDQWGRRIILMLFLCTIPIYSFYTISETTFIKWYWIFYLTALLGFQSMMEWKYLKNSKQYLTTLILLVLGILFLYNLDYFIRLLG, encoded by the coding sequence ATGTTAATAGCTTTATACTGTTTAATCTTCTTATTAGAAAAAGGAATAAATAAATTATTCGGTGTAAAAAAGAAACAGGTTTCGGAGACTTCTGGTAAAAAGGTAGATCAATGGGGAAGAAGGATTATTTTAATGCTCTTTTTATGTACTATTCCAATCTACTCATTTTATACCATAAGTGAAACCACTTTTATTAAATGGTATTGGATATTTTATTTGACTGCCTTATTGGGTTTCCAGTCTATGATGGAATGGAAATATCTGAAAAATTCCAAACAGTATCTTACTACTCTGATTTTATTAGTATTGGGCATCCTTTTTCTTTATAATCTCGATTATTTTATACGATTACTTGGCTAA
- a CDS encoding alanine/glycine:cation symporter family protein, whose translation MEEIVTFLNGILWSTPVIYIVLIVGLVFTFISKFLQIRHVKEMIVLMFQGKSSDAGVSSFQALSIALSGRVGTGNIAGVATAIAFGGPGAVFWMWFMAFIGASTAFIESTLAQIYKVKHEGQYRGGPAYYIEKGIGSKWFAFLFAGAAIISMAILMPGVQSNSIAAGMKNAFNLPTYITGILVVLLLGFIIFGGVKRIANVAQVVVPIMALGYILLSIIIVVLNIQELPSVFALIFKSAFNLEATFGGMMGMAIAWGVKRGIYSNEAGQGTGPHPSAAAEVSHPVKQGLVQAFSVYIDTLLVCSATAFMILFTGMYNTESPNGTMIVNNVEGVEPGPGFTQAAIDSIIPGFGSGFVAIALFLFAFTTIMAYYYIAETNLTYLLRNKNNRLFSDLLKLVILATTFYGTVKTASLAWALGDVGLGLMVWLNMIAIVILAKPAIIALKDYERQKKQGLDPVFNPEPLGIKNADFWVKKDKKNDKAV comes from the coding sequence ATGGAAGAAATAGTAACCTTTTTGAATGGGATATTATGGAGTACTCCAGTCATTTATATTGTATTAATAGTCGGACTTGTTTTTACATTTATATCTAAATTCCTACAAATCAGACATGTGAAGGAAATGATCGTCCTAATGTTCCAAGGGAAAAGTTCAGATGCTGGTGTCTCCTCCTTTCAAGCACTTTCGATCGCGTTATCTGGAAGAGTCGGGACAGGTAACATTGCTGGAGTTGCTACGGCAATTGCATTCGGTGGACCTGGCGCAGTATTCTGGATGTGGTTTATGGCCTTTATTGGAGCTTCCACCGCATTTATCGAATCAACACTTGCACAAATTTATAAAGTAAAACACGAGGGCCAATATAGAGGGGGACCTGCCTACTATATTGAAAAGGGAATTGGCTCTAAGTGGTTTGCCTTTCTCTTTGCAGGAGCAGCAATCATTTCTATGGCAATACTAATGCCTGGGGTTCAGTCAAACTCAATCGCAGCAGGTATGAAAAACGCCTTTAATCTGCCAACATATATCACAGGAATTTTGGTAGTCTTGTTGCTTGGGTTTATCATTTTTGGCGGTGTCAAACGGATAGCAAATGTAGCACAAGTAGTCGTTCCAATCATGGCGCTAGGGTATATCCTATTATCCATCATCATTGTTGTACTTAACATTCAAGAGCTGCCAAGTGTTTTTGCACTAATCTTTAAAAGTGCTTTTAATTTGGAAGCTACATTTGGCGGAATGATGGGAATGGCAATTGCATGGGGTGTTAAACGGGGTATTTACTCGAATGAAGCAGGACAGGGAACTGGACCACATCCTTCTGCAGCTGCAGAAGTGTCTCATCCTGTCAAACAAGGGCTTGTACAGGCATTCTCTGTTTATATCGACACATTACTTGTATGCTCGGCTACTGCATTTATGATTTTGTTTACAGGAATGTATAATACAGAATCACCAAATGGAACAATGATTGTCAATAATGTGGAAGGCGTTGAGCCAGGTCCAGGGTTTACCCAAGCTGCAATTGACAGCATCATCCCGGGGTTTGGCTCCGGGTTTGTAGCAATCGCTCTATTCTTATTCGCTTTCACGACAATCATGGCCTACTATTATATTGCAGAAACAAACCTGACTTATCTGCTTCGCAATAAAAATAATCGTTTATTTTCTGACTTGCTGAAACTGGTTATACTGGCTACTACCTTTTATGGGACTGTAAAAACAGCGAGTCTTGCTTGGGCTCTTGGAGATGTTGGGTTAGGTTTAATGGTATGGCTTAACATGATTGCTATCGTTATACTTGCTAAACCAGCCATCATCGCACTCAAAGATTATGAAAGACAGAAAAAACAAGGTTTAGACCCTGTTTTTAATCCTGAACCTCTAGGCATTAAAAATGCCGATTTTTGGGTTAAGAAGGATAAAAAGAACGATAAAGCTGTTTGA
- a CDS encoding glycosyl hydrolase family 18 protein produces the protein MQKFIIVISFSLCVLFAINYGDTTAKADKPMILGYTLGSGDSDKSLTAFNKYFNTIATDTFSFDEDGYLIGEAPKEQLSYAKKKNINTYAVISNFGEQDFDADLAHQVMTDKLVKNRFIKQVAKVAEENGYTGVNIDLEAVYPEDRIPLSSLIKDISAVLHDNQIKLMVSVPAKTNDDKDNAWTWPYDYEKIGNYADYIQVMTYDEHGSWGSPGSLVSMKWLENTLSYSINNIKASKVLMGIPAYGYDWNLTDASKNRIVQWDEIQTLTKNDKIKPTYNKKTESVMFNYRDKNKQEHVVWYENETAIEKKTKLVKKYKLGGVSVYALGNETKAFWGAIQKGVK, from the coding sequence TTGCAAAAATTCATTATAGTAATATCATTTTCTCTATGTGTTTTATTTGCAATAAACTATGGCGATACCACTGCTAAAGCTGATAAGCCAATGATACTTGGATACACATTAGGAAGCGGTGATTCTGATAAGTCATTAACTGCCTTTAACAAATATTTTAATACAATTGCTACAGATACATTTTCTTTTGATGAAGATGGTTATCTGATTGGGGAAGCACCGAAAGAACAACTTTCATATGCAAAAAAGAAAAACATAAACACATATGCGGTTATTTCCAACTTTGGGGAACAAGATTTTGATGCCGACTTAGCACATCAAGTGATGACAGATAAATTAGTTAAAAACCGCTTTATTAAACAAGTAGCGAAGGTTGCAGAAGAGAATGGCTATACAGGTGTTAATATAGATTTAGAAGCAGTTTATCCAGAAGATCGCATACCTTTATCAAGCTTGATAAAGGACATATCCGCTGTTTTGCATGATAACCAAATAAAATTAATGGTATCAGTACCTGCAAAAACTAATGATGATAAAGATAATGCATGGACTTGGCCGTATGATTATGAAAAAATCGGTAACTATGCTGATTATATACAGGTTATGACTTACGATGAACATGGGTCATGGGGAAGTCCTGGTTCTTTAGTTAGTATGAAGTGGCTTGAAAATACATTATCTTATTCCATCAACAATATAAAAGCGAGCAAGGTGTTAATGGGGATACCGGCTTATGGTTATGACTGGAATTTGACGGATGCTAGCAAGAATAGAATTGTGCAGTGGGACGAAATACAGACGTTAACAAAGAATGATAAAATAAAGCCGACCTATAATAAAAAGACAGAATCTGTAATGTTCAATTATAGGGATAAAAACAAGCAAGAGCATGTTGTTTGGTATGAAAATGAAACAGCAATTGAAAAGAAAACAAAACTAGTAAAAAAGTATAAGCTCGGTGGTGTCAGTGTTTATGCACTCGGCAATGAAACTAAAGCCTTTTGGGGAGCAATTCAGAAGGGTGTAAAATAA
- a CDS encoding DUF2812 domain-containing protein, producing MKKFKVFFDMEKEEQWLNRQLQKGYRCTNISGLGIYTFEKTDKRYVMRLDYQDYLSKNKFKEYKGIYEDFGWNYINGSGLGGIKYWQKEDDNQNEIFSDRQSKRNYYKRLMGYSSGLGLMLLFISYMLYKDSGLYLTEGLWDMNGALFWKALLFETPFALLRSLPAIMVVFFASSYYKAYRKYSILKE from the coding sequence ATGAAGAAATTTAAGGTCTTTTTTGATATGGAGAAAGAGGAGCAATGGCTGAACAGGCAATTACAAAAAGGCTATCGATGTACAAATATTAGTGGATTAGGGATTTATACTTTTGAAAAAACCGACAAGAGATATGTGATGCGACTGGATTATCAAGATTATTTATCAAAGAATAAGTTTAAAGAATACAAAGGGATCTATGAAGACTTCGGATGGAATTATATAAATGGTTCAGGGCTTGGTGGAATTAAATATTGGCAAAAAGAAGATGATAATCAAAATGAAATCTTTTCAGATCGCCAATCAAAGCGAAATTATTATAAACGGTTGATGGGGTATTCATCTGGTTTAGGTTTAATGTTATTGTTTATTTCTTATATGCTTTACAAAGATTCCGGTTTGTATTTAACCGAAGGTCTTTGGGATATGAATGGGGCATTATTTTGGAAAGCGTTATTGTTCGAAACTCCATTTGCCCTTTTGAGGTCGCTTCCTGCCATAATGGTTGTTTTCTTCGCTAGCAGTTACTATAAGGCTTACCGCAAGTATTCCATATTAAAAGAATAA
- a CDS encoding RNA polymerase sigma factor: MFNNDNTEDKIVEIYNLYYLDVYRYLVYFTGNHNDTEDLTQEVFIRVLKNLADTNKIHHLKSWILSIAKHVAIDHYRKKHWLELFNEKILRNVVSSDNQPIDLLELDEFKKGIHAGIAKLKPHFRSVVILRAINECSIKETAEILHCSESKVKVNYHRALKELKKILNPLSMEVLSNARGQGVN; this comes from the coding sequence GTGTTTAATAATGACAATACGGAAGATAAAATAGTAGAAATTTATAATCTTTATTATTTAGACGTATACCGATATCTAGTTTATTTTACAGGGAATCACAATGATACAGAAGATTTAACACAAGAAGTCTTCATTCGTGTACTCAAAAATCTTGCGGATACAAATAAGATTCATCACTTAAAATCTTGGATACTTTCTATTGCAAAACATGTAGCAATTGATCATTATCGAAAAAAACATTGGTTAGAATTGTTTAATGAAAAGATCTTAAGGAATGTTGTATCCAGTGACAATCAGCCAATAGACCTTTTAGAGTTAGATGAATTTAAAAAAGGTATACATGCTGGTATTGCTAAATTAAAACCTCATTTTAGGTCAGTTGTAATACTCAGAGCAATTAATGAATGCTCAATAAAGGAAACTGCTGAAATTCTACATTGTAGTGAATCAAAGGTTAAGGTTAATTATCACAGAGCATTAAAAGAACTAAAAAAAATATTAAATCCATTATCAATGGAGGTGTTAAGTAATGCAAGAGGACAGGGAGTTAACTAA
- a CDS encoding IS110 family transposase → MNPVVGLDVSKGESEVQGFLEKGKPYGKNFSIKHDLEGLGKLLDFLKEIKELTGQQPPVVLESTGHYHKPVVQYLDERHYLLIIVNPLISHKAKSSSLRKVKTDAVDAYRLCELFYKEELEPYKKRGIRLLNLRNLTRQHSNITDMYVQTKLQFQAVLDQVFPEYRGVFGDLYSLVSLIILKEYPSSEDILITSEDVLSTRLKELYKNGSKKWIVEKVQLLKAAAARNPFQKNLYHSHLLSVDMYINMLLQYKEHLSKLEAEIDTLAKDIEEYNIIQSIPGIGEKIAATIISEIGEIDRFDNLKQLVAFAGIDPEVFESGKFKATLVRITKRGSSRLRHALYMAVRSGIRDSRKKKTTDEIIPRNKRLREFYDKKRSEGKLFKVAVIACANKLLQWIFALLKNRTTFQDIA, encoded by the coding sequence ATGAATCCAGTCGTAGGTCTGGATGTTTCAAAAGGAGAAAGTGAGGTACAAGGGTTCTTAGAAAAAGGAAAACCTTATGGTAAAAATTTTAGTATTAAGCATGATTTAGAAGGATTAGGGAAGTTACTAGATTTTCTTAAAGAAATTAAGGAGTTAACCGGTCAACAACCTCCGGTTGTATTAGAATCTACAGGACATTATCATAAACCAGTTGTTCAGTATTTAGATGAGCGTCACTATTTATTAATTATTGTTAATCCACTAATTTCTCATAAGGCAAAAAGCTCTAGCTTACGTAAAGTAAAAACAGATGCAGTTGATGCCTATCGTCTATGTGAACTTTTCTATAAAGAAGAATTAGAACCTTATAAAAAGCGAGGAATTAGACTCTTAAATCTACGTAATCTCACAAGGCAGCACTCAAATATAACCGATATGTATGTACAAACAAAGTTACAATTCCAAGCAGTTCTAGATCAAGTATTTCCTGAATATAGGGGAGTCTTTGGTGACTTATATTCTCTAGTTTCTTTAATTATTCTTAAAGAGTATCCTTCATCAGAAGATATCTTAATAACTAGTGAAGATGTTTTATCCACTAGATTAAAAGAATTGTATAAGAATGGATCTAAGAAATGGATTGTTGAAAAAGTCCAACTTCTTAAAGCTGCGGCAGCTCGTAATCCATTTCAAAAGAACTTATACCATAGCCATCTATTAAGCGTGGATATGTATATTAACATGCTTCTTCAATACAAAGAGCATCTATCAAAGTTGGAAGCAGAGATAGACACTCTCGCAAAAGATATTGAAGAATATAATATAATCCAATCTATTCCTGGCATTGGAGAGAAAATCGCCGCCACGATTATTTCCGAAATTGGTGAAATAGATCGGTTCGATAATCTAAAACAACTTGTTGCATTTGCAGGTATAGATCCCGAGGTGTTTGAATCCGGAAAGTTTAAAGCGACCCTAGTTCGAATTACTAAACGTGGCTCAAGCAGATTAAGACATGCCCTATACATGGCCGTGAGATCTGGAATACGAGACTCACGTAAAAAGAAAACTACTGATGAAATAATCCCTAGAAACAAGAGATTAAGAGAATTTTATGATAAGAAACGTAGTGAAGGTAAGCTTTTTAAAGTAGCTGTAATTGCTTGTGCAAATAAACTTTTACAATGGATATTTGCCCTATTAAAGAACAGAACCACTTTCCAAGATATAGCATAG
- a CDS encoding PadR family transcriptional regulator: MKHKLLPLSETMHYILLALREPLHGYAVMQKIEIMSKGTVILAAGTLYGAIENLNKHGWIEPVGEEGRRKVYLITAEGSSILQLEQNRLLHILSLYEGSGSNEEI; encoded by the coding sequence ATGAAACATAAATTATTACCATTGTCTGAAACCATGCATTATATCTTATTAGCTCTTCGTGAGCCGCTTCACGGCTATGCTGTAATGCAGAAGATAGAAATAATGAGTAAAGGTACGGTTATATTGGCTGCGGGCACATTATATGGTGCAATAGAAAATTTGAATAAGCATGGATGGATTGAACCGGTTGGAGAGGAGGGACGTAGAAAAGTTTATCTTATAACTGCGGAAGGAAGCTCTATACTGCAATTGGAACAAAATAGGTTATTGCATATTTTATCCTTGTACGAAGGAAGTGGATCGAATGAAGAAATTTAA
- a CDS encoding PLP-dependent aminotransferase family protein, whose protein sequence is MFEITPILDSKKADPVYTQLYRYLKNEIQSDTIPPHSKLPSQRKLAAHLNLSRNTVNAAYQQLLAEGYIRSEERKGLFVEDIKHELYLDKNKSAINADTLHNNCYKAENESPEIFYDFKYGEIDLKHFPFKLWSQLTMKSIFAEQGQLLLYGDPQGDLDLRKQITKYLFESRGVKCSEQQIIIGAGTQYLMSMLCKIIGKEYTYGIEDPGYNRVRIVLKEYGKAVQPIPLDNYGVDIKALTSSEVRAVFVTPAHQFPLGIVMPLQRRLELIQWAKDTDGFIIEDDYDSEFRYEGKPIPALQSLDQYEKVIYMGTFAKSLIPSLDFSYMVLPKPLLAKYHKKYIGYKQTVSRQHQYTLKLFMENEQWSRHLNKVRNVYKKRHTALIASIKTSMDNQVRIMGSGAGLHIVLEPRNNMSEQQLIEAAKQNGVLVYPVSTFFEQLPTQKHPQVLLGFAGLDEKRIQEGVKLLAKAWF, encoded by the coding sequence TTGTTCGAAATAACGCCGATTTTAGATTCAAAAAAAGCAGATCCCGTTTATACGCAACTTTATCGTTATCTTAAAAATGAAATACAATCAGATACTATTCCACCACATAGTAAACTACCTTCTCAAAGGAAATTAGCAGCGCATTTAAACCTAAGCAGAAACACTGTTAATGCCGCCTATCAGCAGCTTCTGGCTGAAGGGTATATAAGAAGTGAAGAAAGAAAAGGTTTATTTGTGGAAGATATTAAGCATGAACTATATTTAGACAAAAACAAAAGTGCAATAAATGCTGACACCCTGCATAACAACTGTTATAAGGCAGAAAACGAATCACCAGAGATTTTTTATGATTTTAAATATGGAGAAATAGACTTAAAACATTTTCCATTTAAATTATGGAGTCAATTAACAATGAAAAGTATTTTTGCTGAGCAAGGACAGCTTTTATTATATGGCGACCCACAAGGAGATCTGGATCTTCGCAAGCAAATAACAAAATACCTTTTTGAATCAAGGGGCGTTAAGTGTTCAGAACAACAAATTATTATCGGAGCAGGCACTCAATATCTTATGAGTATGCTTTGTAAAATAATCGGCAAAGAATATACTTATGGAATTGAAGACCCTGGATACAATAGAGTCCGCATTGTTTTAAAAGAATATGGTAAAGCTGTCCAACCTATTCCTCTTGATAATTATGGAGTCGATATAAAGGCATTAACCTCAAGTGAGGTAAGAGCTGTTTTTGTCACACCTGCCCATCAATTTCCCCTTGGAATTGTTATGCCACTCCAAAGAAGATTAGAATTAATTCAATGGGCAAAGGATACAGACGGCTTTATTATTGAGGATGATTACGACAGTGAATTCAGGTATGAAGGAAAACCGATTCCTGCCCTGCAAAGCCTTGATCAATATGAAAAAGTTATCTATATGGGGACATTTGCTAAATCATTGATTCCATCATTGGATTTTAGTTATATGGTGCTCCCGAAACCTTTGTTAGCTAAATACCATAAAAAATATATTGGTTATAAACAAACTGTATCAAGACAGCATCAATATACGTTAAAGCTGTTTATGGAAAACGAACAATGGTCAAGGCACTTAAATAAAGTAAGAAATGTCTATAAAAAAAGACATACCGCCTTAATTGCCTCAATTAAAACAAGCATGGACAATCAAGTCAGAATAATGGGATCAGGGGCCGGATTACATATAGTGCTTGAGCCACGAAATAACATGTCTGAACAACAACTCATTGAAGCAGCTAAACAAAATGGCGTTTTAGTGTATCCTGTCAGCACCTTCTTTGAACAGCTACCAACTCAAAAACATCCTCAGGTTTTATTAGGATTTGCTGGACTTGATGAGAAAAGGATTCAAGAGGGAGTTAAGCTGCTTGCTAAAGCATGGTTTTAA
- a CDS encoding stage II sporulation protein P gives MQEDRELTNLIKEASLLNPRKEFVLETENLLREKARKLRRRKTYSRWIISVSALFTCMFVFTYIATKSEEPSLNLSTHTPNNKESNLSLFSNYSKEPLVYIYHTHNDESFIPALKSLNPNGHFEQENSYDQNINITLVGERLSKALKKRNINNIVDTTNNMELVEQRGLSRADAYTVSRDKLVESLTRYKNIQMVFDIHRDTALGRNTTTEINGKSYSKLVFVVNQEDDKYEANMEFARKFHKKVQELYPGLSRGVFDKSQEMASDYNQDLLKQSVIIEVGGIENSLEEEYNTVEAMAEVIEILLTAE, from the coding sequence ATGCAAGAGGACAGGGAGTTAACTAATTTAATTAAGGAAGCATCTTTACTTAATCCAAGGAAAGAATTTGTTTTAGAAACAGAAAATCTATTAAGAGAAAAAGCAAGAAAGCTAAGAAGAAGGAAGACATACAGTCGTTGGATTATTTCAGTAAGTGCTCTGTTTACTTGTATGTTTGTTTTCACTTATATAGCCACAAAAAGTGAGGAACCATCATTAAACTTATCTACTCATACCCCTAACAACAAGGAGAGTAATCTATCTTTATTTTCTAATTACAGTAAAGAACCACTTGTTTATATTTATCATACTCATAATGATGAATCCTTTATCCCCGCATTGAAATCATTGAATCCAAACGGACATTTTGAGCAGGAAAATAGCTACGACCAAAACATTAACATTACATTAGTTGGAGAAAGACTAAGCAAGGCTCTGAAAAAGAGGAATATTAATAATATTGTTGATACAACCAATAATATGGAATTAGTTGAACAACGTGGGTTGTCTAGAGCAGATGCTTATACAGTATCTAGAGACAAATTGGTAGAATCTTTAACTAGATATAAAAATATACAAATGGTTTTTGACATTCACAGAGATACAGCACTAGGTAGAAACACCACAACAGAAATAAACGGTAAAAGTTATTCGAAGCTTGTATTCGTTGTAAATCAGGAAGATGATAAATATGAGGCGAATATGGAATTTGCAAGAAAGTTTCATAAAAAAGTGCAAGAATTATATCCTGGACTTTCTCGGGGCGTATTTGATAAATCTCAAGAGATGGCAAGCGATTATAACCAAGATTTATTAAAACAGTCCGTTATTATTGAAGTAGGTGGGATAGAAAATTCATTAGAAGAAGAATACAATACAGTTGAAGCAATGGCTGAGGTTATTGAAATATTATTGACGGCAGAATAA
- the pdxT gene encoding pyridoxal 5'-phosphate synthase glutaminase subunit PdxT: MSAVKVGVLGLQGAVREHIRALEACGAEAVVVKNKEQLLEVDGLIIPGGESTTIRRLIDKYEFMESLREFAASGKPMFGTCAGLILLAKSIEGYKEPHIGVMDIHVERNSFGRQKESFEATIDIVGIAEQFPAVFIRAPHIVSAGEDVEILAKHNGRIVVAKDGQFLGCSFHPELTDETRFTEYFINMVKIAKVH; this comes from the coding sequence ATGTCTGCTGTTAAAGTTGGTGTGCTTGGATTACAAGGTGCTGTTAGAGAACATATTCGTGCCTTAGAAGCATGTGGAGCAGAAGCTGTGGTTGTGAAGAACAAGGAACAATTGCTTGAGGTGGATGGGTTAATTATTCCTGGTGGAGAAAGCACTACAATAAGACGGCTTATAGATAAATATGAATTTATGGAGTCCCTTAGAGAATTTGCAGCATCAGGTAAACCAATGTTTGGAACGTGTGCAGGTTTGATTCTCCTTGCAAAGTCTATTGAAGGATATAAAGAGCCGCATATTGGTGTTATGGATATTCATGTTGAACGTAATTCATTTGGAAGACAGAAAGAGAGCTTTGAAGCTACTATTGACATAGTCGGTATAGCTGAACAATTCCCAGCTGTATTTATTCGTGCACCACATATCGTAAGTGCAGGGGAAGATGTAGAAATATTGGCAAAACATAACGGTCGGATTGTTGTAGCGAAAGATGGGCAATTCTTGGGATGTTCTTTTCATCCAGAATTAACAGACGAAACACGGTTTACTGAGTATTTTATAAATATGGTTAAAATAGCGAAAGTTCATTAA
- a CDS encoding phosphotransferase, protein MTNEYEKEEVLTGGNISEVNRFGNTVRRDLKPGSDKIHKLLVHLENKGFGYAPRFLGIDEKNREILTYIEGEAGNYPLKKYMWSDDVLKDIANMLRLYHDAVSDFSLLNEWKPMDNTPDKTEVICHNDFAVYNIIFYDEKPVGIIDFDVAAPGPRLWDIAYTLYTCVPLSRLWHTEKGEEVHYNASKDSGRIKQRVKFFFECYGMQTLEKDFLDMVILRVEGLCKYMIKRAGEGDVAFQKMLDEGHLEHYQKDIRFINKHGKEWI, encoded by the coding sequence ATGACAAATGAGTACGAAAAGGAAGAAGTGTTAACGGGTGGTAATATTTCGGAAGTAAATCGCTTTGGAAATACAGTTCGACGAGATTTAAAGCCTGGTAGTGATAAAATTCATAAGTTATTAGTGCATCTTGAAAACAAGGGTTTTGGTTATGCTCCAAGGTTCTTAGGGATAGATGAAAAGAATAGAGAGATATTGACGTATATTGAAGGGGAAGCGGGTAATTATCCTCTGAAAAAATATATGTGGTCTGATGATGTATTAAAGGATATAGCGAATATGCTTCGTCTTTATCATGATGCTGTAAGTGATTTCTCTTTACTAAATGAATGGAAACCAATGGATAATACTCCCGACAAAACAGAAGTTATATGCCATAATGACTTTGCAGTGTACAATATAATTTTTTATGATGAAAAACCAGTTGGAATTATTGATTTTGATGTGGCAGCTCCCGGCCCAAGACTTTGGGATATAGCTTATACGCTTTACACCTGTGTTCCTTTAAGCAGACTTTGGCATACCGAGAAGGGTGAGGAAGTACATTATAATGCATCTAAAGATTCTGGTCGTATAAAACAAAGAGTTAAGTTTTTCTTTGAATGCTATGGTATGCAAACCTTGGAAAAAGACTTTCTAGATATGGTAATTTTACGAGTTGAAGGATTATGTAAATATATGATTAAAAGAGCTGGAGAAGGAGATGTTGCTTTTCAAAAGATGCTGGATGAAGGGCATCTTGAGCACTATCAAAAGGATATTCGATTTATTAACAAGCATGGAAAAGAGTGGATTTAA